In Pectinophora gossypiella chromosome 5, ilPecGoss1.1, whole genome shotgun sequence, a genomic segment contains:
- the LOC126366807 gene encoding THAP domain-containing protein 2-like: MSCVVWGCSSHPGRKENSQQLLSFHRFPVDDNKKKEWIIRINRRNWIPNKYSRICSKHFTADSFMCVPNSKWRRLRDDAIPTLNIKDQTDEMNPVTKEPFEKQSQRY; encoded by the exons atgtcttgtgtggtatggggctgcagctcacatccaggaagaaaagaaaatagccaacaacttctgtcgtttcatcg atttcctgtagacgataacaaaaagaaagaatggataattcgcattaatagacgaaattggattccaaataagtacagccgtatttgctccaaacattttactgcggattcatttatgtgtgttcctaattcgaagtggagacgtcttcgagacgatgctattcctacattgaacattaaggatcagacagatgaaatg AATCCTGTAACTAAGGAACCTTTTGAAAAGCAATCACAACGATActag
- the LOC126366727 gene encoding origin recognition complex subunit 3, whose product MESTVSVSKGVFLFPNGYKKQSQSKKKSQPLFEKLLTKQQWYITYKRNWNIIESEIKELHNKTYSILLNDIVNYLKSFDTDDESVQVNGIVPSATLLTGVNQPDHLSQFTALIEKIRNDVTPHIAMVNSEDASTLKHLVENVVWQLIHGHEALDMSIDEDTNNITFESKRLRKNQCTMKVLQKWYTNKYNTPSPKKKKHSSVKRSLVIIIPDFESFNCSVLQDFVMIVSSYVSSLPILFIFGVATSVSALHKSFPYHVSSKLLIQVFHSHSSPVYMNQVLEDIFLTHQSPLHLSGKAFELLIDVFLFYDFSVTGLVQSIKYCMMEHYYGDNTKSLCCERDRIEEAVTNLNSEDLENIRQLLSFRPYVESQDSQTQIKLFEDDNFFREFVYREMNKLHDYLYSFYMCVRLLTGFVKDLPRNPLGKSMREIYTKCTIDLVTDTHEFKECMLLLGFQSQVKMVEGIKNALKVINSLQNVSPVKPLRSTPTKNNYNNIKPSDDLGENFVKTVRVHLMIFLRQIENANTEATVLTKYNTDDDDDVENIPGNRYKLKEKLLQSTKVEKIQSEFEMVRSRFVSYLTEVLARGLRPPRSQPLHELLVFADVAAVKKQIVGAPRGALHTALSNPQYYLQCSCCHLPTSDSMSATLPDVSLAYKLHRECGKHINLYDWLQAFAAVLRPDDEDERSDNPEVQTRFTRAVAELQFLGFIKSSKRKTDHVMRLTW is encoded by the exons ATGGAGTCAACCGTTTCCGTTTCAAAG GGTGTATTCTTATTTCCAAATGGGTATAAAAAACAAAGCCAATCGAAGAAGAAATCGCAGCCGTTATTTGAGAAGTTACTTACAAAGCAACAGTGGTACATAACCTACAAACGAAATTGGAATATTATTGAGAGTGAAATAAAG GAGCTGCATAACAAGACCTACAGCATTCTGCTCAATGATATTGTCAACTATTTGAAATCTTTCGACACTGATGACGAGTCTGTGCAAGTAAACGGTATTGTCCCCAGTGCCACACTGCTGACTGGAGTCAACCAGCCAGACCATCTGTCTCAGTTCACTGCACTTATTGAGAAGATTAG gAATGATGTGACACCACACATAGCAATGGTGAATTCTGAAGATGCTTCCACCTTGAAGCACTTAGTGGAGAATGTCGTGTGGCAGCTCATTCATGGTCATGAAGCTCTG gACATGTCTATAGATGAAGATACCAACAACATCACATTTGAAAGCAAAAGACTGAGGAAGAACCAATGCACAATGAAGGTATTACAAAAGTGGTACACCAACAAGTACAACACACCATCaccaaagaaaaagaaacacaGTAGTGTCAAACGATCTTTAGTTATTATCATTCCAGATTTTGAAAGTTTCAACTGCAGTGTACTACAAGATTTTGTTATGATTGTCag TTCATATGTATCATCTCTTCCAATATTGTTTATATTTGGGGTGGCAACATCTGTGTCAGCATTGCACAAGTCGTTCCCATACCATGTATCTTCCAAACTGCTAATCCAGGTGTTTCATTCACACTCCTCACCTGTTTATATGAATCAG GTTTTGGAAGACATCTTCTTGACTCATCAAAGCCCACTTCATCTGTCGGGAAAAGCATTTGAACTATTAATTGATGTGTTTTTGTTCTATGACTTTTCTGTTACAGGCCTTGTACAAAGCATTAAG tATTGTATGATGGAACATTACTATGGGGACAACACAAAGTCACTATGTTGCGAAAGAGACAGAATTGAAGAAGCAGTCACTAATTTAAATTCCGAAGATCTGGAAAATATTAGACAGTTGCTGTCCTTCAGACCCTATGTTGAATCTCAGGACAGTCAGACTCAAATAAAGCTATTTGAGGATGATAATTTCTTTAGAGAATTTGTATACAGAGAAATGAACAAACTACATGATTACTTATACAGTTTTTATATGTGTGTAAGATTATTAACAGGGTTTGTCAAAGACTTACCGAGAAACCCGCTTGGAAAATCG ATGCGCGAAATTTACACCAAATGTACGATTGATCTCGTAACTGACACGCACGAATTCAAAGAGTGTATGCTGTTATTGGGGTTTCAGTCGCAAGTGAAAATGGTTGAAGGCATAAAAAATGCTTTGAAAGTAATAAATTCTTTGCAAAACGTTTCTCCAGTGAAACCTCTGCGCTCAACACCAACAAAGAACAATTACAACAATATCAAACCCAGTGATGATCTTGGAGAAAATTTTGTCAAGACTGTGAGGGTGCACCTGATGATATTTCTAAGGCAGATTGAAAACGCCAACACAGAGGCTACAGTATTGACCAAATATAATacagatgatgacgatgatgtagAAAATATTCCCGGAAACAGATACAAGTTGAAAGAG aaattgCTTCAATCAACGAAAGTGGAGAAGATTCAATCGGAGTTCGAGATGGTGCGTTCTCGTTTCGTGAGCTACCTGACGGAGGTCTTGGCTCGCGGGCTGCGGCCGCCGCGCTCGCAGCCGCTGCACGAGCTGCTGGTATTCGCAGACGTGGCCGCCGTCAAGAAACAGATCGTCGGGGCCCCGCGCGGCGCGCTCCACACCGCGCTCAGTAACCCTCAGTATTATTTACAG TGTTCGTGCTGCCACCTACCGACGTCGGACAGCATGTCGGCGACGCTGCCAGACGTGAGCCTGGCGTACAAGCTGCACCGCGAGTGTGGCAAGCACATCAACCTGTACGACTGGCTGCAGGCGTTCGCCGCTGTACTTCGCCCCGATGATGAAGACGAGCGTTCCGACAACCCTGAAGTGCA GACGCGCTTCACTCGCGCCGTGGCAGAGTTGCAGTTTCTAGGTTTTATTAAATCTTCTAAGAGAAAGACTGACCACGTTATGCGACTTACATGGTAA
- the LOC126366739 gene encoding T-related protein, giving the protein MAASHILSAVEPTVGGGGARGGREREVSVALDDRELWVRFQTLTNEMIVTKNGRRMFPVVKVTASGLDPTAMYTVLLEFVQVDSHRWKYVNGEWVPGGKAEVPPSNAIYIHPESPNFGAHWMKEPISFAKVKLTNKTNGNGQIMLNSLHKYEPRVHLVKVGTDLRRIMTYPFPETQFIAVTAYQNEEVTSLKIKYNPFAKAFLDAKERPEGYYQRDFVGTHYPQQSSSPHQYPQFGGWFVASQSLYGSGSSASRRPAPYPPRPPSRPRTLSPPASYSNSERTPAAASNGSGSYTWAGSSGYWSSAQGSTSPQPNTSPAPYRTPPHAYPAPLEYAPAPPNSTPAPASAPAPLYPLQYDTTPQHHSPYYQHAYAPYAHHAIEDISYWPNSLNSYGYQPSEYVGTGEVPYNADGISFGPTGPTLEAAGSNDPRATPPGPEHPGAEREYKFSTEEERHSPCEESTLPSRSPTQ; this is encoded by the exons ATGGCGGCCTCGCACATCCTGAGCGCGGTAGAGCCGACggtgggcggcggcggcgcacgcGGCGGCCGCGAACGGGAGGTGTCTGTTGCGCTGGATGATCGCGAGCTGTGGGTGCGCTTCCAGACACTCACCAACGAGATGATCGTTACTAAAAATGGCAG GAGAATGTTCCCGGTAGTCAAGGTGACAGCTAGTGGGCTGGACCCCACCGCCATGTACACCGTATTGCTGGAGTTTGTACAAGTAGACTCGCATCGGTGGAAATACGTCAACGGGGAATGG GTCCCTGGTGGTAAAGCTGAGGTTCCTCCTTCAAACGCAATTTACATCCACCCAGAGAGTCCAAACTTCGGAGCACACTGGATGAAGGAGCCCATATCATTCGCAAAAGTTAAACTAACCAACAAAACAAACGGAAATGGACAG ATAATGCTGAACTCCTTGCACAAGTACGAGCCCCGCGTGCACCTTGTTAAAGTGGGCACGGACTTGCGTCGCATCATGACGTATCCCTTCCCCGAGACGCAGTTCATTGCTGTGACGGCATACCAGAACGAAGAAGTCACTTCCCTCAAGATTAAGTACAACCCGTTTGCGAAAGCGTTCCTTGACGCCAAAGAGCGACCAGAGGGATACTATCAAAGAGATTTCGTAGGAACTCATTACCCACAGCAGAGTTCTTCACCGCATCAATACCCACAGT TTGGTGGGTGGTTTGTTGCCTCGCAGTCTTTGTACGGCAGCGGCAGCTCAGCGTCGCGGAGACCGGCGCCCTACCCGCCCAGACCTCCGTCGCGACCTAGAACTTTGTCACCTCCGG CTTCCTACAGTAATTCGGAGCGGACACCAGCAGCAGCATCTAACGGCAGTGGCAGTTACACGTGGGCCGGAAGCAGTGGCTACTGGAGCTCTGCGCAGGGCAGCACTTCTCCTCAGCCCAATACTTCTCCCGCCCCATATCGAACCCCTCCGCACGCTTATCCCGCTCCCCTAGAGTACGCCCCCGCGCCCCCCAATTCTACCCCAGCGCCTGCTTCTGCACCTGCGCCGCTCTACCCCTTGCAGTACGATACCACGCCACAACACCACTCGCCGTACTACCAACACGCGTACGCGCCGTACGCTCATCATGCCATTGAAGACATATCTTATTGGCCTAACAG TCTAAACAGCTACGGCTACCAACCATCGGAATACGTTGGCACGGGCGAAGTACCGTACAATGCAGATGGCATATCTTTTGGGCCCACGGGGCCCACTCTCGAAGCCGCCGGTTCCAACGACCCTCGAGCGACGCCTCCCGGTCCTGAACACCCCGGGGCGGAGAGAGAATACAAATTCAGCACTGAAGAGGAACGTCACTCGCCCTGTGAGGAGTCCACGCTGCCTTCACGATCGCCAACACAATGA
- the LOC126366725 gene encoding uncharacterized protein LOC126366725: MPLKIPIYDVNNTLGNSLVLAMRRFLNLEKRLHKDEALFKEYQSFIHEYIDLGHASYVDISSYDFNKDAVYFMPHHPVIRENAVSTRLRTVFDESMKTTNKISLNDIMLNGPVVQNELFDTLLLFRLNKYFFACDIRRMFRNVLIEKSQRSLQNILWRDDPHESIKCLQLNTITYGLKNSSFLATRCLNELAYRSKNEYPLAVPVILNATYVDDILYTHNDLNVIIETKSQLSQLLSKGSFFLHKWSANDSSILQDIPKEQRYSGEINMQKDVKTLGLNFDVNSDTFKFSPPPKQSVKTKREILSFISKFYDPLGLIGPIFVQAKHIMQKLWLSKTDWDSIPPPELNNKWQSLYNDLTNMSSIHIERNTMCKSEHQTFQLIGFSDASNVAYGCAIYVRTIDMQGKVQMSLLCSKSRINPIAPKQLTIPRLELNAALLLAKLASKVYNTISQKQIVNEVHLYTDSQVVLAWLKTDPIKLKSYIANRTKLITECTNNFNWSYIQTDKNPADCLSRGTSPCDLPNHHLWWSGPKEMSDCNYKFKNCTYQLPEDIPEIKCSQNEAVCAAVSLSSNGSSFLDNFIHKYSDINRMKRVLAYVIRFCNNSKPNSAKIKENFVSFAETNNAFSLLIKHEQLKYFSKDLNALQNGMQVQASLRGLNPFIDAHGLLRVGGRLQHSGLPYNQMHQIILPRQSLITCMIIENEHNKLLHASQKLILSSLNQRYWIVNALRLIKSVIYKCTTCFRFKAETAKQLMGSLPADRVTTSRPFKKVGMDFAGPILVKQSRVRSVITTKAYIIIYVCFVTKALHLELVSDLTTATFLASFKRFIARRNVPTEVYCDNASTYKCANSQLKELYKFNSSVAHQQQVQSAASQLGINFHFIPSYSPVFGGLWEAGVKSVKYHLKRVLGSHILTYEQLYTVLVQIEGILNSRPITPMSTDCDDVSYLTPAHFLTGSPLTCLPEQDISQNNINTFKFWEKCTALKQQFWRQWSKQYLNVLQNRPKWKDNMPNVKIGDLVILKELDTPPMTWPMARVTKVFPGSDGKIRAMEVKKANGNYHKTSITKVCILPLN; this comes from the coding sequence ATGCCTTTAAAGATTCCAATTTACGATGTAAACAATACTTTAGGGAATTCTCTAGTTCTCGCTATGCGcagatttttgaatttagagaaAAGGCTCCATAAAGATGAAGCTTTGTTCAAAGAATATCAAAGTTTTATTCATGAATACATAGACCTTGGCCATGCCAGCTATGTCGATATTTCTAGTTACGATTTTAACAAAGATGCGGTATACTTTATGCCACATCACCCTGTCATACGTGAAAATGCAGTTAGTACTCGTTTACGTACAGTATTTGACGAATctatgaaaacaacaaataaaatttcTCTGAATGATATTATGTTGAATGGCCCTGTGGTCCAAAACGAATTATTCGACACTCTATTGTTGTTcagactaaataaatattttttcgctTGCGATATTAGGCGTATGTTTAGAAatgttttaatagaaaaaagtcaGAGGTCACTCCAAAATATATTATGGAGAGATGACCCCCATGAATCcataaaatgtttacaattaAACACTATTACTTATGGCTTAAAAAACTCATCTTTTTTAGCAACAAGGTGCTTAAATGAGTTAGCTTATAGATCTAAAAATGAATATCCTTTGGCTGTCCCAGTAATTCTAAATGCAACATATGTTGATGACATATTGTATACTCATAatgatttaaatgtaataatagaaACAAAAAGTCAACTTTCACAATTGTTATCTAAAGGTAGTTTCTTCTTGCATAAATGGTCAGCCAACGATTCCAGTATTTTACAGGATATTCCGAAGGAACAGAGGTATTCTGGAGAAATTAACATGCAAAAAGATGTTAAAACGTTAGGGTTGAATTTTGACGTCAATTCAGACACTTTTAAATTTTCCCCCCCGCCTAAGCAATCTGTCAAGACCAAAAGAGAAATCTTAAGTTTTATCAGTAAATTTTATGACCCTCTTGGACTGATTGGACCAATCTTTGTGCAAGCCAAACATATTATGCAAAAGCTATGGCTGTCCAAAACAGACTGGGATTCTATTCCTCCGccagaattaaataataaatggcaATCACTTTATAATGACTTAACTAACATGTCAAGTATTCATATTGAAAGGAATACAATGTGTAAAAGTGAACATCAAACATTTCAATTAATAGGATTTTCAGACGCATCCAATGTGGCATATGGTTGTGCAATTTATGTGAGAACTATTGACATGCAAGGTAAAGTTCAAATGTCACTATTATGCTCTAAGTCACGCATAAATCCCATTGCACCTAAACAGTTAACCATCCCACGTTTAGAATTAAACGCTGCGCTTTTACTTGCCAAGTTAGcttcaaaagtatacaatactaTTAGTCAGAAACAGATAGTAAATGAAGTTCACCTTTACACAGATTCACAAGTCGTATTGGCGTGGTTGAAGACCGATCCaatcaaattaaaatcttatattgcgaatagaacaaaattaattactgaATGTACTAATAACTTTAATTGGTCCTATATACAGACAGATAAAAATCCTGCAGATTGCTTGAGCAGAGGAACAAGTCCCTGCGACTTACCAAATCACCACTTATGGTGGTCAGGGCCTAAGGAAATGTCAgattgtaattataaatttaaaaattgtacttaccaattacCCGAGGACATTCCTGAAATTAAATGTTCACAGAACGAGGCGGTCTGTGCGGCGGTATCGCTGAGCTCAAATGGGTCGTCATTCCTTgataattttattcacaaatattCTGATATTAACAGAATGAAACGTGTACTTGCATATGTCAttagattttgtaataattctAAACCTAACTCGgccaaaattaaagaaaactttgtttCCTTTGCTGAGACTAACAATGCATTTTCTCTGCTTATAAAGCACGAACAGCTCAAGtatttttctaaagatttaaatgcTTTGCAAAACGGTATGCAAGTACAAGCTTCTTTAAGAGGGCTTAACCCGTTTATAGATGCTCACGGTCTTCTCCGGGTAGGAGGTAGACTGCAACATTCTGGTTTGCCATATAACCAAATGCATCAAATTATATTACCTAGGCAATCTCTAATTACTTGTATGATAATTGAAAATGAACATAACAAGCTTTTGCACGCAAGtcaaaaattaattttgtctagtTTAAACCAACGTTATTGGATTGTCAATGCTTTACGCTTAATTAAGAGTGTAATATATAAATGTACAACATGCTTTCGTTTCAAGGCTGAAACAGCCAAACAGCTGATGGGTTCACTCCCTGCGGACAGGGTAACTACTAGTCGACCATTTAAAAAGGTCGGAATGGACTTTGCTGGGCCTATTCTTGTTAAACAATCCCGTGTTCGAAGTGTCATTACAACAAAGGCTTACATAATTATCTATGTGTGTTTTGTAACAAAAGCCTTACACCTAGAACTAGTGTCGGATCTTACTACCGCCACATTTTTAGCAAGCTTTAAAAGGTTCATAGCACGAAGGAATGTTCCAACAGAAGTCTATTGCGACAATGCTAGTACTTACAAATGTGCAAACTCACAGTTAAAAGAATTGTACAAATTTAATAGCTCAGTAGCTCATCAGCAACAGGTGCAGAGTGCAGCCTCACAGTTGGGAAtcaattttcattttataccCAGCTACTCCCCGGTCTTCGGTGGACTATGGGAAGCGGGAGTAAAGAGCGTTAAATACCATCTAAAGAGAGTATTAGGTAGTCACATTCTCACCTATGAGCAGCTGTACACTGTACTTGTACAGATAGAAGGCATATTAAATTCTCGACCTATAACACCAATGTCTACAGACTGTGATGATGTATCATATCTCACTCCTGCTCACTTCTTGACAGGAAGCCCCTTAACTTGTTTACCAGAGCAAGATAtctcacaaaataatataaacacttTTAAGTTTTGGGAAAAATGTACAGCTCTAAAACAACAGTTCTGGAGACAGTGgtcaaaacaatatttaaatgtattacaGAATAGACCAAAATGGAAAGATAACATGCCAAATGTAAAGATAGGCGATCTTGTCATTCTGAAAGAATTGGACACACCCCCCATGACGTGGCCAATGGCTAGAGTCACAAAGGTATTTCCAGGTAGTGATGGAAAAATAAGAGCCATGGAAGTTAAAAAAGCAAATGGTAATTATCACAAAACTTCTATAACTAAAGTTTGCATATTgcctttaaattaa